A stretch of Chloroflexota bacterium DNA encodes these proteins:
- a CDS encoding dimethyl sulfoxide reductase anchor subunit, giving the protein MLEKELPLVFFTLLGQAAGGLFLAGLLAREYLTRRLPASEALAETRRAMHWSLGLLIVAALVSFVHLGSPLGAFRAANNVMHSALAQEIVALGAFGALLVASVALDYRGWPQPLSRIVGWLTAAAGLVLVLAMSRIYQSTIIPAWTSSFTPVSFVAAYLVLGGGLLLLTLPRAATSVVGIAAAAGLLGVVSQVVALPFYLAELGGGSAFARQALTVLTGDMVLTLGASVVLLLLAAAVMALLWVRHTLAPRLVYLAVFLAIAGELAARAAFYGSAVPIRVG; this is encoded by the coding sequence ATGTTGGAGAAGGAGTTGCCACTCGTCTTCTTCACGCTGCTCGGACAGGCGGCAGGCGGCCTCTTCCTGGCTGGCCTGCTGGCGCGGGAGTACCTGACTCGGCGGCTGCCCGCCAGCGAGGCGCTTGCCGAAACACGCCGGGCGATGCACTGGTCGCTGGGGCTGCTGATCGTGGCGGCGCTCGTCTCGTTCGTCCACCTCGGCTCGCCGCTGGGGGCGTTCCGGGCCGCCAACAACGTCATGCACTCGGCGCTGGCCCAGGAGATCGTGGCGCTCGGCGCGTTCGGGGCGCTGCTGGTGGCCAGCGTAGCGCTCGACTACCGTGGCTGGCCGCAGCCGCTGAGCAGGATCGTCGGCTGGCTGACGGCGGCGGCGGGGCTGGTGCTGGTGCTGGCGATGAGCCGCATCTACCAGAGCACCATCATCCCGGCCTGGACCTCGTCGTTCACGCCCGTCTCGTTCGTGGCAGCCTACCTGGTGCTGGGCGGCGGCCTGCTGCTGCTGACCCTGCCGCGCGCCGCGACGAGTGTGGTGGGCATCGCGGCGGCGGCCGGACTGCTCGGGGTGGTCAGCCAGGTGGTGGCGCTGCCGTTCTACCTTGCCGAACTGGGAGGAGGCTCGGCGTTCGCGCGGCAGGCGCTGACCGTCCTGACCGGCGACATGGTCCTGACGCTCGGGGCCAGCGTGGTGCTGCTGCTGCTGGCGGCGGCGGTGATGGCCCTGCTGTGGGTGCGTCACACGCTCGCGCCGAGACTGGTGTACCTCGCCGTCTTCCTGGCTATCGCCGGGGAGCTTGCCGCGCGGGCTGCCTTCTACGGGTCAGCCGTGCCGATTCGGGTCGGGTGA
- the dmsB gene encoding dimethylsulfoxide reductase subunit B produces MATQLGFYVNQQYCMGCMTCQVACKDKNNLSLGVNFRRVQEVSGGSFAKQGEAYIPNVFAYWISVACNHCTEPKCVENCPTGAMHKNAEDGIVSVTREECIGCQYCTWSCPYGAPQYDEKQGKTFKCDMCADLRSEGKNPACVDACPMRAIEYGPIEELKARHPDAVVAFQGLPDPKLTKPNTIYSPHRSAVMLAATPGMKAEVR; encoded by the coding sequence ATGGCAACCCAACTGGGGTTCTACGTGAACCAGCAATACTGCATGGGGTGCATGACCTGTCAGGTCGCCTGCAAGGACAAGAACAACCTCAGCCTCGGCGTCAACTTCCGCCGCGTGCAGGAGGTCTCCGGCGGCAGCTTCGCGAAGCAGGGTGAGGCCTACATCCCGAACGTCTTCGCGTACTGGATCAGCGTCGCCTGCAACCACTGCACCGAGCCGAAGTGCGTGGAGAACTGCCCGACGGGGGCCATGCACAAGAACGCTGAGGACGGCATCGTCTCCGTCACCAGGGAGGAGTGCATCGGCTGCCAGTACTGCACCTGGAGCTGCCCGTACGGCGCGCCGCAGTACGACGAGAAGCAGGGCAAGACCTTCAAGTGCGATATGTGCGCTGACCTGCGCTCCGAGGGCAAGAACCCGGCCTGCGTGGACGCCTGCCCGATGCGCGCTATCGAGTACGGCCCCATTGAGGAGCTGAAGGCGCGGCATCCGGATGCGGTGGTCGCGTTCCAGGGCCTGCCCGATCCGAAGCTCACGAAGCCCAACACGATCTATTCCCCGCACCGGTCGGCGGTCATGCTGGCCGCCACGCCGGGAATGAAGGCGGAGGTGCGGTAG